ACATTTCCATTCCacataatgaattaaaacaaaatctagaCAGCTACTTCCAACTGTGATCAGaagaaactgtaataaaaaaagccTTAAACGTCTTAAACATGGGGACATCTGCTCTGCTTATTGTTAGTTGCATCATCATTAATAGAAGAAAGAGTTTAAACAAATGAGTCTCTCTtgaaaaaggaagagaggaggaaGTGATGGAATATAGTGAatacatgaacaaaaaaacaattagtgttcactgttattttttcattgtatCATTAGAGCAGACCCCCATATACCCACAATATTTATATCCatgcatgcatccatccatctatctatccatacactgctgttcagaagtttggaatcagtaaggtttttaacatttttcaaagaagtctcttatgctcatttaggctgcatttatttgttcaaaatacattcaaaaaaaaaaactaatattgtgaaatattattgtaatttaaaatggctcttttgtatgtgaatattctgtaaaatgtatttattcctgtgaagcaaaacGTCTCAGGTtgcgcatgtaaccatggttccctgagaatagggaacgagacacttcgagaagctcttaagagtggaggcctcagcatgatgaCCCTCAGGAGCaagaggaggcctgacaacactcagagctaaagacagttagtgaggctcacaaaAAAGGAGCCTACAAACCAATAGTGCTTTCTaagcggagctatggagagcggaggcttcagcagaataaCACTCTTAAATGAGAGAAAGCCTACCAACACCCAACCTAGCTGAGGAGCTCTTAATAGTGGAGGTCTCGACGTAATgtctctctaaaacgagaggagacctgactactcAATCCTAgacgcagttagtgaggctcacataGAGCCTACATACTAATAGTTCTGTCTAAGCGGGTCCACAGAGCTCCGTTGAGAGAACCAGGAACTGTGATCTCAGCCTAGCCCCCTCAAGAACCGCTGATcagggaggctcacagagagcctcacAACCTGGGCTGAGAGGATGAGGAGGCTCAAACAAGAGCCTaacaactcaaaaaataaaagggcaaattttttttttttttttatatatatatatacaccaagtcaggagcctccttcaccaataatgtagataacccacattatacacagttcctattctataaatatatacaaaaggaattctggaagaaaaaagcaTTCCACGTCAGATTCCTTCCATGTCCCGCCTACAATACCCGTGATCGGCCTGACTAACTGCCTCGGCAGCCGCGAGACCCGAAACGCGGGTGAGAGGCGCTAAATTTTCAAAAGAATCAGGCAGTCTCAATGCAATCACCTCTCGCAGCGTGGTTCTCACCTGAGAGCCGTACATTCTGATCAAACACTTAATTCCCTCAAGTATCAGGCGAGAACAGAAACCGCTTCGAATGCATAGCATTAAGTTTGTTCAACTCCCCCGAGAGGCGAACGCGCTCGTGCAACCGCTGGCAAAAACTCGAGTACAGACCTCTGCTCTAGTAGTTACGCGAATGCAACAGTGGGCGCATCCTACTCCCTCGTGAGTCAAAACGCACATGCTTAGTACACAAGgcttgaagacaaaaaagaggatGATGTATTCTACAAGTGCCCTTTTATATCCGCAGTCACTCATTAGCTTACAtcataggcttccgcctgccaatgtcaagttcattgtcgttttttcattcatgcttcagacaccggtcacgctgacagcgttcccatagcgccctctagaggacgcagcgtggagtgccctttcgaaagggaactgaattttcagtatcattattcttcagtgtcacattatccttcagaaatcattctaatatgatgatttattatcaatgctggaaacagttttgctgcttaatattttttggaacatgtgacATTTTAATCAggatctttgatgaatacaaagctaaaaagaacagcctttaaatagcaaaatagaaatcttttgtaacaatatatacactactttttaaaagttttggggcagtatttttttaataaactatttatattcAACAATGATGTGTTAAGTTgatcaaatgtttttattcattcgtcaaagaatcctgaaaaaagtatcacaggttccaaaaaagattaagcagcacaactgtttcaaacactgatgatatatatgttttttgggatgttttttttaggatcatgtgacactgaagactggagaaaaggCTGATCACAATTCAGCTTAGCATTACaggaagaaattatatttatattaaaacagaaaagagttatcttaatttgtaataatatttcacaatattacgtgttttctgtgtttttgatcaaataaatacagccttagtgagcataagagactaatttaaaaaaacattcaaaatcttattgatccaaacttttaaacagcagtgtatatatattctcAATATACTGTATTGATATGCTTGAAAAAACATGCGTTTATAGAAGTAATTTTACCAGTCTTATATGTTTTCCCATATTGATGACATTTATGCATGTCAGCATTTACAAATtttcataaatcacattttttttttcaaagacttcAAAATAGAACATGCAATGCAAATTAAAAGGGTAGTGAGAACCACTAACAGCTGACCTCTGTTAagctctatatttttttaaaaaaagtgtaagtcTGTATAGTTTGTGGTTTACATCATCACACTGTGATTCAGCTGTCTGCACACGGccacagaacaacaacagtacAATGTGTACAATAGTTAAATAAACCAAGGAATCATTATTGAGTTATGCacattttagataatattttgATTCTTAGGTTGGTATGTAGTCATCTCCATTGTCAGATATTTTACTAGAGCACAGCAGCATTTCAGTGGGGCTTGTGCAACAGTAAAAAGGTCCAGCTATGCCCCTGTTTGTTGAAGGATTCAGttgattcattgactcactcaTAATCACACTTTTTTGTACctgaatgtattgttttttaacaaatctaTTGGAAAATGgttcagtgactcacttatttGCTTCAACGCCACCTTCTGGCGCAATGTTACCTGCATAAAGAGTCACCGGAAACCCCTAAAAAgtgcacttccataatgtacttaaagtgctctgttttcacgcactaattttgtacttaatatatatatataaaatatattctttagtacttcttaagataatcTTAAGAACATCTACGTGTACTCAaatgtgctattttgggacaccatgaatatgaactaaaatgtactttcatactatttttgtatttaaaaaaaatatttagataccACTTGTAGAACACTTGAACACACTTGTGTATGAAAGATGGGTAGTGGTAATAAGCccatttaagtatatttagatGCCACTTAGCAGGGATGAGTCTGTTTTGGACTTAGATGGCAGACCTCTTTGGTAAATTACATTGCAAGAAAAATCCGTAGAAAAACAGATAATGTCCTAGGGGTGTTGGTGGTTGAGGGGCATCAAACTACAAACTACAACATCAAAGTCTAGCTATAAACTACTAAATCAGCAGGATTCAGTCAGACTGAATGCATAGAAATTGTTGGTTGTAACATGAGTGCCTGTCACTGTGTACAGTATCTGTGCTTTAGCTGCACAGATTgtgttaataaaaagtttaaagtatTGTTACcttaatttataaacaaaatgtaaacaacagaTGGTCACAAGCTTAAAACAGACAATAAAAGACATCAAATTaaatccattaaaatattttgaaaacaactgaaatgcCCCAAGAGTTTTTCACTTTCAATGTTTTAGTACAGTAGTATTTTCACCAAATCATAATTCACACTGATATTCCAGTCTAATTAAGCAATATATCCTTCCTCATTCATGGAAAGTTATAAACAGGGTGCCCTAAGTCAAGGCTTCTCTCCATGATGGTTAAGGAGTGATTCCGAGAAATcgcaataaaaagagaaaaaagtgagGAAGCTGGAGTACTGAAACCTAAAAAAGAGAACTAAAACTGAAGGGGAAACCCTGATCCTACAGTATTTAAATGAACTCCTGAAGTCCTTCAGTCATAATCTCACAGACCCAGACATAACACAAGCACAGTTCAAGGAGAGCAAGAAGACAATGAAGACTATTGCAGCTTTTGTTCTTCTCGTCTGCCTGATCGCTGTAGGGGTGAAAGGTGATTTTGAGCTCTGAGCATTCAGCATATCTTCAGAATGTACATTTGTTTATGGTCATGTTTTGCAGTTAATAGACTCTAATGAAATATATGACATTTCTCTTCCAGGACAGGACAGGTCTTCAAAGGGCAGGTGCTTCTGTGAAGACAAAGGTGCAAACATGGTTTTAGTGAAGAACATTGAGAAGGTTGAAATCATCCCTCCAAGTCCATCTTGTCGCAAACATGAGATTATGTAAGCACAGCCTACATTTGTAtacaatcatttattttcattttcagttaatttgtcAACTGAAAAACAAACCCAGGTAAGATTCAGCTCATTGCTTTTTATTCTTTCATAGTGTCACTCTGAAGAATGGTGCAGGACGGAAATGCATGAATCCAGAGTCAAAATTCACTCAAAATGTCATCATAAAGGCTCTCGAAAAGAGGTgagaatatatttaaacatatttactcatgcttcacatacacactcaacaCAAAGATGTAGATTTGTGTGGCAGagagcaatttaaaaataattaattcgtTGATTAATGGGAAATTAACCTAATTTTAACCTATTTCTGATCTTCACAGGAGCCAGCAGACAGCACCACACAGTACAACTGCCTCTGTGCCACTGAAGAACACCATGACATCATCATGAGAACCAACATCCTTCAAATGACTTCAGATGAAATAATATTCTGCCTCATAAGTTGGAGttcaatatagaaaaaaaaactttaaaaactaaaaatatttccaaatgtctaagctgattaaattattttttatctgacCACTGGGTTGTTTTCACAAACTTTTTCACAAATGTGTCATATGtacagactatttttttttttataatttgctttATGATTGTATTTTCATTGTCCACAAAGATGTGTTAAATAAAGCttttatatctataaaatatgTCTCCTGACCTCTTTCAGAGTAGTTCTTACATTCTGAATACAAATGCATATGATAATCCATTTACAATAAGCAATAGTCTCATGGGCTAAAACACGAGGTCTGGGATGTGAAAACTCAGTGAAGTTTTAAAGACTGCTACTATTTTAACCAGTGTCTCAGTTGACTGATATGGCTGGTATAAAGACTTTTGCCAGTGCAAACTAATGTTGACTGCCACTGAACTGGAGAAAACCAATCAACTGAAAATTACATCAAGCTACATTTCCATTCCacataatgaattaaaacaaaatctagaCAGCTACTTCCAACTGTGATCAGaagaaactgtaataaaaaagcCTTAAACGTCTTAAACATGGGGACATCTGCTCTGCTTATTGTTAGTTGCATCATCATTAATAGAAGAAAGAGTTTAAACAAATGAGTCTCTCTtgaaaaaggaagagaggaggaaGTGATGGAATATAGTGAatacatgaacaaaaaaacaattagtgttcactgttatttattcattgtatCATTAAGAGCAGACATTGAGACCCCATACCCACAATATTTATATCCATGCAtgcatccatccctccatccatacatacatacatacactgccgttcagaagtttggaatcagtaaggtttttaatatttttcaaagaagtctctcatgctattttaggctgcatttatttgttcaaaatacatgaaaaaaactgtaatattgtgaaatattattgtaatttaaaatagcacttttgtatgtgaatattctgtaaaatgtatttattcctatgaagcaaaactgaattttcagtatcatgattccttaagaaatcattctaatatgatgatttattatcaatgctggaaacagttttgctgcttaatattttttggaacatgtgaaATTTTAATCAggatctttgatgaatacaaagtttaaaagaacagcatttaaatagcaaaataaaaatctattttaacaatatatacactactgtttaaacgTTTTGGGgcagtattttttaaagaaaatattttttattcaccaaggatgttttaagttgataaaatgtttttattcattcatcagaaaattctgaaaaaagtatcacaggttccaaaaaagattaagcagcacaactgtttcaaacacTGATGATAAATCAgaatactagaatgatttctgaaggatcatgtgacactgaagactggagaaaaggCTGATCACAATTCAGCTTAGCATTACaggaagaaattatttttatattaaaacagaaaagagctattttaaattgtaataatatttcacaatattacattttttttatgtattttttatttaattaacattttaaaatattcaaattgtaatattttttaaaatgtattttttataaatcttattgatcctaaacttttaaacagcagtgtatatatattctcAATATACTGTATTGATAtgcctgaaaaagaaaaaaaagaaaaacagctgtGTTTATAGAAGTAATTATACCTTTtcttatacagtacattttcctATATTGATGACATTTATGCATGTCAGCATTTCCAAATTTTCAtaaatcatagtttttttttcaaagacttcAAAATAGAACATGCAATGCAAATTAAAAGGGTAGTGAGAACCACTAACAGCTGACCTCTATTAAGctctatgttttttaaaaaaagtgtaagtcTGTATAGTTTGTGGTTTACATCGTCACACTGTGATTCAGCTGTCTGCACACGGccacagaacaacaacagtacAATGTGTacaatagttcaataaacaaggaATCATTATTGAGTTATGCACATTTTAGATAAAATTTTGATTCTTAGGTTGGTATGCAGTCATCTCCATTGTCAGATATTTTACTAGAGCACAGCAGCATTTCAGTGGGGCTTGTGCAACAGTAAAAAGATCCAGCTATGCCCCTGTTTGTTGAAGGATTCAGTTGATTCATGGATAATCACACTTTTTTTGTAActgaatgtattgttttttaacaaatctaTTGGAAAATGGTTCAGTGACTCACTTACTTGCTTCCACGCCACCTTCTGGCGCAATGTTACCTGCATAAAGAGTCACTGGAAACCCCTAAAAAgtgcacttccataatgtacttaaagtgctctgttttcacgcactaattttgtacttaatataaaaaatatatatatatatcttctttagtacttcttaagataatcTTAAGAACATCTATGTGTACTCAaatgtgctattttgggacaccatgaatatgaactaaaatgtactttcatactatctttgtatttaaaaaaattatttagatacCACTTGTAGAACACTTGAACAGACTTGTGTATGAAAGATGGGTAGTGGTAATAAGCCCAGTTAAGGATAATTAGATGTTCTTAAGATTATCTTTAGATTATTCTACAAAAGAATAattatattaagtacaaaatgagTGCATGAAAATAGAGCTCTTTAAGTATCTAatggaagtgcacttttttttcattgcaagAAAAATCTGTAGAAAAAACAGATAATATCCTAGCAAATAGGGGTGTTGGTGGTTGAGTGGCATCAGTGATTtagaattatataaaatttaattaaagctgATTTCAGTAAAGAGTAGGACCATGTTTTCATCAAATTTGCAAATGAAACAAACTACAACTTCAAAGTCTAGCTATAAACTACTAAATCAGCAGGATTCAGTCAGACTGAATGCATAGAAATTGTTGGTTGCAACATGGGTGCCTGTCACTGTGTACAGTATCTGTGTTTTACCTGCACAGATTgtgttaataaaaagtttaatgtgcattttctatatttctgtgtattgttaccttaatttataaacaaaatgtaaacatcagATGGTCACAAGCTTAAAACAGACAATAAAAGACATCAAATTCAatcgattaaaatattttgaaaacaacgGAAATGCCCCAAGAGTTTTTCACTTTCAATGTTTTAGTACAGTAGTATTTTCACCAAATAATAATTCACACTGATATTCCAGTCTAATTAAGCAATATATCCTTCCTCATTCATGGAAAGTTACAAACAGGGTGCCCTAAGTCAAGGCTTCTCTCCATGATGGTTAAGGAGTGATTCCGAGAAATcgcaataaaaagagaaaaaagtgagGAAGCTGGAGTACTGAAACCTAAAAAGAGAACTAAAACTGAGGGGGAAACCCTGATCCTACAGTATTTAAATGAACTCCTGAAGTCCTTCAGTCATAATCTCACAGACCCAGACATAACACAAGCACAGTTCAAGGAGAGCAAGAAGACAATGAAGACTATTGCAGCTTTTGTTCTTCTCGTCTGCCTGATCGCTGTAGGGGTGAAAGGTGATTTTGAGCTCTGAGCATTCAGCATATCTTCAGAATGTACATTTGTTTATGGTCATGTTTTGCAGTTAATAGACTCTAATGAAAATATATGACATTTCTCTTCCAGGACAGGACAGGTCTTCAAAGGGCAGGTGCTTCTGTGAAGACAAAGGTGCAAACATAGTTTTAGTGAAGAACATTGAGAAGGTTGAAATCATCCCTCCAAGTCCATCTTGTCGCAAACATGAGATTATGTAAGCACAGCCTACATTTGTAtacaatcatttattttcattttcagttaatttgtaAACTGAAAAAACAAGACCCAAGTAAGATTCAGCTCATTGCTTTTTATTCTTTCATAGTGTCACTCTGAAGAATGGTGCAGGACGGAAATGCATGAATCCAGAGTCAAAATTCACTCAAAATGTCATCATAAAGGCTCTCGAAAAGAGGTgagaatatatttaaacatatttactcatgcttcacatacacactcaacaCAAAGATGTAGATTTGTGTGGCAGagagcaatttaaaaataattaattcgtTGATTAATGGGAAATTAACCTAATTTTAACCTATTTCTGATCTTCACAGGAGCCAGCAGACAGCACCACACAGTACAACTGCCTCTGTGCCACTGAAGAACACCATGACATCATCATGAGAACCAACATCCTTCAAATGACTTCAGATGAAATAATATTCTGCCTCATAAGTTGGAGttcaatatagaaaaaaaaacttttaaaactcaaaatatttccaaatgtctaagctgatttaattattttttatctgacCACTGGGTTGTTTTCACAAACTTTTTCACAAATGTGTCATATGtacagactatttttttttttataatttgctttATGATTGTATTTTCATTGTCCACAAAGATGTGTTAAATAAAGCttttatatctataaaatatgTCTCCTGACCTCTTTCAGAGTAGTTCTTACATTCTGAATACAAATGCATATGATAATCCATTTACAATAAGCAATAGTCTCATGGGCTAAAACACGAGGTCTGGGATGTGAAAACTCAGTGAAGTTTTAAAGACTGCTACTATTTTAACAGTGTCTCAGTTGACTGATATGGCTGGTATAAAGACTTTTGCCAGTGCAAACTAATGTTGACTGCCACTGAACTGGAGAAACCAATCAACTGAAAATTACATCAAGCTACATTTCCATTCCacataatgaattaaaacaaaatctagaCAGCTACTTCCAACTGTGATCAGaagaaaattgtaataaaaaagcCTTAAACGTCTTAAACATGGGGACATCTGCTCTGCTTATTGTTAGTTGTGTCATCATTAATAGAAGAAAGAGTTTAAACAAATGAGTCTCTCTtgaaaaaggaagagaggaggaaGTGATGGAATATAGTGaatacatgaacaaaaaaaacaattagtgttcactgttatttattcattgtatCATTAAGAGCAGACATTGAGACCCCATACCCACAATATTTATATCCATGCAtgcatccatccctccatccatacatacatacatacactgccgttcagaagtttggaatcagtaaggtttttaatatttttcaaagaagtctctcatgctattttaggctgcatttatttgttcaaaatacatgaaaaaaactgtaatattgtgaaatattattgtaatttaaaatagcacttttgtatgtgaatattctgtaaaatgtatttattcctatgaagcaaaactgaattttcagtatcatgattccttaagaaatcattctaatatgatgatttatttatcaatgctggaaacagttttgctgtattattttttggaacctgtgacattttAATCAggatctttgatgaatacaaagtttaaaagaacagcatttaaatagcaaaataaaaatctattttaacaatatatacactactgtttaaacgTTTTGGGgcagtattttttaaagaaaatatttttattcaccaaggatgttttaagttgataaaatgtttttattcattcatcagaaaattctgaaaaaagtatcacaggttccaaaaaagattaagctgcacaactgtttcaaacactgattataaatcagcacactagattgatttctgaaggatcatgtgacactgaagactggagaaaaggCTGATCACAATTCAGCTTAGCATTACaggaagaaattatatttatattaaaacagaaaagagctattttaaattgtaataatatttcacaatattacatttttttctgtatttttgatcaaataaaatagccttagtgagcataagagacttatttaaaaaaaaaaaaaaattaaaaatcttattgatcctaaacttttaaacagcagtgtatatatattctcAATATACTGTATTGATAtgcctgaaaaagaaaaaaaagaaaaaacagctgtGTTTATAGAAGTAATTTTACCTTTtcttatacagtacattttcctATATTGATGACATTTATGCATGTCAGCATTTCCAAATTTTCAtaaatcatagtttttttttcaaagacttcAAAATAGAACATCCAATGCAAATTAAAAGGGTAGTGAGAACCACTAACAGCTGACCTCTGTTAAgctctatgtttttaaaaaaagtgtaagtcTGTGTAGATTGTGGTTTATATCGTCACACTGTGATTCAGCTGTCTGCACACAGccacagaacaacaacagtacAATGTGTacaatagttcaataaacaaggaATCATTATTGAGTTATGCacattttagataatattttgATTCTTAGGTTGGTATGCAGTCATCTCCATTGTCAGATATTTTACTAGAGCACAGCAGCATTTCAGTGGGGCTTGTGCAACAGTAAAAAGGTCCAGCTATGCCCCTGTTTGTTGAAGGATTCAGTTGATTCATGGATAATCACACTTTTTTTGTAActgaatgtattgttttttaacaaatctaTTGGAAAATGGTTCAGTGACTCACTCACTTGCTTCCACGCCACCTTCTGGCGCAATGTTACCTGCATAAAGAGTCACCGGAAACCCCTAAAAGGTGCACTTCCATAATTTACTTAAAGTGCTCTTTTTTcacgcactaattttgtacttaatataaaaaaaatatatatatatcttctttagtacttcttaagataatcTTAAGAACATCTATGTGTACTCAaatgtgctattttgggacaccatgaatatgaactaaaatgtactttcatactatttttgtatttaaaaaaaatatttagataccACTTGTAGAACACTTGAACAGACTTGTGTATGAAAGATGGGTAGGTGGTAATAAGCCCAGTTAAGGATAATTAGATGTTCTTAAGATTATCTTTAGATTATTCTACAAAAGAATAattatattaagtacaaaatgagTGCATGAAAATAAAGCTCTTTAAGTATCTAatggaagtgcacttttttttcattgcaagAAAAATCTGTAGAAAAAACAGATAATGTCCTAGCAAATAGGGGTGTTGGTGGTTGAGTGGCATCAGTGatttagaattttataaaatttaattaaagctgATTTCAGTAAAGAGTAGGACCATGTTTTCATCCAATTTGCAAATGAAACAAACTACAACTTCAAAGTCTAGCTATAAACTACTAAATCAGCAGGATTCAGTCAGACTGAATGCATAGAAATTGTTGGTTGCAACATGGGTGCCTGTCACTGTGTACAGTATCTGTGTTTTACCTGCACAGATTgtgttaataaaaagtttaatgtgcattttctatatttctgtgtATTGTTACCTTAATTTatgaacaaaatgtaaacatcagACGGTCACAAGCTTAAAACAGACAATAAAAGACATCAAATTCAatcgattaaaatattttgaaaacaactgaaatgcCCCAAGAGTTTTTCACTTTCAATGTTTCAGTACAGTAGTATTTTCACCAAATCATAATTCACACAGATATTCCAGTCTAATTAAGCAATATATCCTTCCTCATTCATGGAAAGTTACAAACAGGGTGCCCTAAGTCAAGGCTTCTCTCCATGATGGTTAAGGAGTGATTCCGAGAAATcgcaataaaaagagaaaaaagtgagGAAGCTGGAGTACTGAAACCTAAAAAGAGAACTAAAACTGAGGGGGAAACCCTGATCCTACAGTATTTAAATGAACTCCTGAAGTCCTTCAGTCATAATCTCACTGACCCAGACATAACACAAGCACAGTTCAAGGAGAGCAAGAAGACAATGAAGACTATTGCAGCTTTTGTTCTTCTCGTCTGCCTGATCGCTGTAGGGGTGAAAGGTGATTTTGAGCTCTGAGCATTCAGCATATCTTCAGAATGTACATTTGTTTATGGTCATGTTTTGCAGTTAATAGACTCTAATGAAATATATGACATTTCTCTTCCAGGACAGGACAGATCTTCAAAGGGCAGGTGCTTCTGTGAAGACAAAGGTGCAAACATAGTTTTAGTgaagaaaaaatgtttctgattttCTCAGGAGCCAGCAGACAGCACCACACAGTACAACTGCCTCTGTGCCACTGAAGAACACCATGACATCATCATCAGCACCAACATCCTTCAAATGACTTCAGATGTATTAATATTCTGCCTCATAAGTTGGAGTtcaatttaggaaaaaaaaaactttaaaactaaaaatatttcctGTCTAAgctgattaaattatttttatctgaCCACTGGGTTGTTATCACAAATGTATTTTCATAAGACCACTGAACAATGTGTCATATGTATGTCtttttataatatgctgattgtaTTTTCATTATCCACAAAGCTGTCAAATAAAGCTTTTATATCTATAAATTATGTCTCCCAACCTCTTTCAGAGTAGTTGCAGACTTGCATTCTGACATTCTGAGTGTAAATGAAT
The sequence above is drawn from the Cyprinus carpio isolate SPL01 chromosome B5, ASM1834038v1, whole genome shotgun sequence genome and encodes:
- the LOC109045971 gene encoding C-X-C motif chemokine 11-6-like encodes the protein MKTIAAFVLLVCLIAVGVKGQDRSSKGRCFCEDKGANMVLVKNIEKVEIIPPSPSCRKHEIIVTLKNGAGRKCMNPESKFTQNVIIKALEKRSQQTAPHSTTASVPLKNTMTSS
- the LOC109080649 gene encoding C-X-C motif chemokine 11-6-like isoform X1, translated to MKTIAAFVLLVCLIAVGVKGQDRSSKGRCFCEDKGANIVLVKNIEKVEIIPPSPSCRKHEIIVTLKNGAGRKCMNPESKFTQNVIIKALEKRSQQTAPHSTTASVPLKNTMTSSSAPTSFK
- the LOC109080649 gene encoding C-X-C motif chemokine 11-6-like isoform X2, with the protein product MKTIAAFVLLVCLIAVGVKGQDRSSKGRCFCEDKGANIVLVKNIEKVEIIPPSPSCRKHEIIVTLKNGAGRKCMNPESKFTQNVIIKALEKRSQQTAPHSTTASVPLKNTMTSS